A region from the Drosophila ananassae strain 14024-0371.13 chromosome 2L, ASM1763931v2, whole genome shotgun sequence genome encodes:
- the LOC6501090 gene encoding putative mitogen-activated protein kinase kinase kinase 7-like, giving the protein MADIVEFSELQLSERLGSWRGQEIAVKLFDYFNKFAEREITHLARLKHENIVKVYGTSRAGNDTYLLMEYVEGGSLHDFLHGKDQRKFSVEEAINWAIQCAKGLASMHSMEPKTLVHRDIKPRNILLTNMFRDLKICDFGTATDFATYLSNMRGTPAYMAPEVYRAKQYTEKCDVYSFGIMLWEIMARKLPFSHLPNPSNGFAVLGAAERGIRPPIDDIRPDCWEEIKHLIQRCWHKDPALRPSMQ; this is encoded by the exons ATGGCAGATATAGTAGAATTCTCCGAACTGCAGCTAAGCGAG AGACTTGGCAGCTGGCGGGGACAGGAGATTGCCGTAAAGTTGTTCGACTATTTCAACAAGTTCGCAGAAAGGGAAATCACCCATTTGGCACGACTGAAGCACGAAAATATTGTCAAGGTTTACGGAACTTCGAGAGCCGGCAATGACACCTACTTGCTAATGGAGTATGTGGAGGGCGGTTCCCTGCACGACTTCCTGCACGGCAAGGATCAGAGGAAGTTCTCTGTGGAGGAGGCCATCAACTGGGCGATACAGTGTGCCAAG ggcCTGGCTTCTATGCATTCCATGGAGCCGAAGACCCTAGTCCACCGCGACATAAAACCACGAAACATACTGCTGACCAATATGTTCAGAGATTTGAAAATCTGCGACTTTGGCACAGCGACAGATTTTGCCACATATCTGTCCAATATGCGCGGAACTCCAGCCTATATGGCCCCAGAG GTTTATCGCGCAAAGCAGTATACGGAGAAGTGCGATGTCTACAGCTTTGGCATTATGTTGTGGGAGATAATGGCCCGGAAGTTGCCTTTCAGCCATTTGCCGAACCCTTCAAATGGCTTCGCCGTCTTGGGAGCCGCAGAAAGGG GTATTCGTCCTCCCATAGACGACATCCGACCCGACTGCTGGGAGGAAATCAAGCATTTGATACAACGTTGCTGGCACAAGGATCCCGCCCTCCGTCCCAGCATGCAATAG
- the LOC6501092 gene encoding uncharacterized protein LOC6501092, which yields MFPSTILGRSYLLFMLVLAVGVFAQHEWQARDAFDEIKRQFDKVNADNCPIQHHSDLFLPTDSISHKPDIKEVNVNPVFPNRTALLHLQNMALSRSFFWSYILQSRFIRPAINDTYDPGMMYYFLSTVADVSANPSINASAIYFSPNSSYSSSYRGFFNKTFPRFGPRTFRLDDFNDPIHLQKISTWNTFDVQDLGAHHPDSISKDYTHDLYKINEWYRAWLPDNVEGRHDTKITYQVEIRYANNTNETYTFHGPPGAEENPGPIKFTRPYFDCGRSNKWLVSAVVPIADIYPRHTQFRHIEYPKYTAVAVLEMDFERIDINQCPLGEGNKGPNHFADTARCKKETTECEPLHGWGFRRGGYQCRCKPGFRLPPVVRRPYLGEIVERASAEQYYNEYDCLKIGWIQKLPVQWEKAPYHIRQKYLDRHPEYKNYTTGSRALHSERLNIDQSLKFIHSVNYRTCKNFHPQDLILRGDVGYGAKEQFENEAKMAVRLANFISAFLQVSDPNEVYSGKRVADKPLTEDQMIGETLAILMGDSKVWSASTLWERNKFTNRTYFGPYAYKTDLNTRKFKVEDLARINKTHELYTEKKYFKFLKQRWNTNFDDLETFYMKIKLRHNETGEYQQKYEHYPNFYRAANIKHGFWTQPQFDCDGYVKKWLVTYAVPFFGWDSLKVKLEFKGVVAVSMDMLQLDINQCPDWYYEPNAFKDTHKCDEQSSYCVPIMGRGYETGGYKCECLQGYEYPFEDLITYYDGQLVEAEYQNIVADKETRYDMFKCRLAGASGLQSALGLVISLFGLTLTLLYRFS from the exons ATGTTCCCCTCGACGATTTTGGGGCGCAGCTACCTGCTTTTTATGCTGGTGCTCGCCGTGGGCGTGTTCGCCCAGCACGAGTGGCAGGCCCGGGACGCCTTCGACGAGATCAAGCGCCAGTTCGATAAGGTCAACGCGGATAACTGCCCCATCCAGCACCACTCGGATCTGTTCCTGCCCACGGATTCCATTTCCCACAAGCCCGATATCAAGGAGGTGAACGTCAATCCGGTCTTCCCGAATCGTACGGCGTTGCTTCATCTCCAGAACATGGCGCTCAGCAGGAGCTTCTTTTGGAGCTACATCCTCCAGTCGCGATTTATCCGGCCCGCCATCAACGACACCTACGACCCTGGAATGATGTACTACTTCTTGTCCACGGTGGCCGATGTCTCTGCCAATCCGTCCATCAACGCCTCGGCTATCTACTTCTCCCCCAATAGCTCGTATTCCTCCTCGTACCGCGGCTTCTTCAACAAGACCTTCCCGCGTTTCGGGCCCAGAACCTTCAGGCTAGACGACTTCAACGACCCCATTCACCTGCAAAAGATATCCACGTGGAATACCTTTGATGTTCAAGATCTGGGAGCCCACCACCCCGACTCTATTTCCAAGGATTACACGCATGACTTGTACAAAATAAACGAATGGTATCGCGCCTGGCTGCCAGACAACGTAGAAGGCCGGCACGACACAAAGATCACGTATCAGGTTGAAATTCGGTACGCCAACAATACAAATGAAACGTATACGTTCCACGGTCCACCCGGTGCCGAAGAAAACCCGGGTCCCATTAAGTTCACGAGGCCCTATTTCGACTGCGGCAGATCCAACAAGTGGTTGGTATCGGCTGTGGTGCCGATAGCAGACATCTATCCGCGACACACCCAGTTCCGGCACATTGAGTATCCCAA ATACACAGCAGTCGCCGTGCTGGAGATGGACTTTGAACGTATAGACATCAACCAATGTCCTTTGGGTGAGGGTAACAAAGGACCCAACCACTTTGCGGACACGGCGCGCTGTAAAAAAGAGACTACGGAGTGTGAACCGCTACATGGATGGGGCTTTAGGCGCGGAGGCTACCAGTGTCGCTGTAAGCCAGGCTTCCGCTTGCCTCCGGTGGTGCGGCGACCCTATCTTGGAGAGATTGTCGAGCGTGCCTCCGCGGAGCAGTACTACAATGAGTACGACTGCCTTAAAATTGGCT GGATCCAAAAGCTGCCGGTTCAGTGGGAGAAGGCACCCTATCACATTCGCCAGAAGTACCTCGACCGGCATCCCGAATATAAGAACTACACTACAGGATCTCGGGCTCTGCACTCTGAGCGCTTGAATATCGATCAGTCTTTGAAGTTCATACACAGTGTCAACTACCGAACATGCAAGAA CTTCCATCCGCAGGATCTGATTCTGCGCGGCGATGTCGGTTACGGCGCTAAGGAGCAGTTCGAGAATGAAGCCAAGATGGCCGTGCGTCTGGCCAACTTCATTAGCGCCTTTTTGCAG GTATCGGATCCCAATGAGGTCTACTCCGGCAAGCGAGTGGCCGACAAGCCCCTGACCGAGGACCAAATGATCGGCGAAACTCTGGCCATTCTCATGGGCGACAGCAAGGTGTGGTCGGCCTCGACGCTCTGGGAGCGCAACAAGTTTACGAACCGCACCTACTTCGGACCCTACGCCTACAAAACGGATCTGAACACACGAAAGTTTAAGGTGGAGGATCTGGCGCGCATCAACAAAACCCACGAGCTGTATACCGAGAAGAAGTACTTTAAGTTCCTGAAACAGCGCTGGAACACCAACTTTGACGACCTGGAAACGTTCTACATGAAAATCAAGCTCCGGCACAACGAGACAGGTGAATACCAGCAGAAGTACGAGCACTACCCTAACTTCTACAGAGCGGCCAACATCAAGCACGGCTTCTGGACACAACCGCAGTTCGACTGTGACGGCTACGTGAAGAAGTGGCTGGTGACCTATGCGGTGCCCTTCTTCGGCTGGGACAGCCTCAAAGTCAAGCTGGAATTCAA GGGAGTGGTAGCCGTCTCCATGGACATGCTGCAGTTGGACATTAATCAGTGCCCGGACTGGTATTATGAGCCGAATGCGTTCAAGGATACGCACAAGTGCGACGAACAGTCTTCATAC tgcGTTCCTATTATGGGCCGAGGCTATGAAACCGGAGGCTATAAGTGCGAGTGCCTGCAGGGCTACGAGTATCCTTTCGAGGATCTGATCACCTACTACGATGGCCAGCTGGTGGAGGCCGAATACCAGAATATAGTGGCCGATAAGGAGACGCGCTACGATATGTTCAAGTGCCGTTTGGCCGGCGCTTCCGGTCTGCAATCTGCTTTGGGACTTGTCATCTCACTGTTCGGCCTCACGCTCACCCTGCTGTATAGATTTAGTTAA